In Diorhabda carinulata isolate Delta chromosome 6, icDioCari1.1, whole genome shotgun sequence, a single genomic region encodes these proteins:
- the LOC130895623 gene encoding uncharacterized protein PF3D7_1120600-like, which yields MMSCIYNKNLVLPVINQHESLEEKNLNIIIISGQDSLKIKIRDPSEYTFNYSENIDLGNYELMRLKQNLDINFNEFKTNLLEMLAQLQKREMFLRCETSDQLCTMVFFNKSKIKSIIYLTVELHAANQKEVLDEMINSLQCVKDSNEKLQLQMTCMKKSIADKDKEIKHLNTIKYNMEKNFHGIINEVEELISTKAREVECLLLRRIKFVADRIIKILNNVNSLQHDTHLRINSTTSLLKNMERLKIENRENLTSIEHLREENNILQAAKLNLEKNLTSIRNVLTEREIMNRELQNKNEELQSDMEKATIVLAQKKSTVDELTKDLVQANQMLVNFNHHYDIKVKELENMQAHLINKNRQIEEERAKHFELQGQFENYKIKYNEEIQENMKRDLCMAQNKIEELEQALRKANKINALLSEKVNKITR from the exons ATGATGAGTtgtatatataacaaaaatttagtgTTGCCAGTTATAAATCAACATGAATCACTAGAGgagaaaaatttgaacataattatAATTAGTGGACAAGATTCATTG aaaataaaaattagggATCCCTCGGAATACACATTCAATTACAGTGAAAATATTGATCTAGGGAATTACGAATTAATGAGActtaaacaaaatttggatataaattttaatgaattcaaAACTAATTTATTGGAAATGTTAGCGCAATTGCAAAAAAGGGAAAT GTTTTTACGATGCGAAACCTCGGACCAACTTTGTACCatggtatttttcaataaatcaaaaattaagtCAATTATCTACCTCACTGTAGAATTACATGCAGCAAATCAGAAAGAAGTTTTAGATGAAATGATCAATAGTTTACAATGTGTTAAG GATTCAAATGAAAAACTCCAATTACAAATGACCTGCATGAAAAAATCAATAGCCGATAAGGATAAGGAAATAAAGCATCTTAATACTATCAaatataatatggaaaaaaattttcatggt attatAAATGAAGTTGAAGAACTGATTAGCACTAAAGCAAGAGAGGTTGAATGTCTTCTCCTAAGGCGAATCAAATTTGTAGCTGATAGAATCATTAAAATACTTAATAATGTAAATAGTTTACAACATGATACACATTTAAGGATCAATTCTACTACAagtctattaaaaaatatggaacgATTAAAAATAGAGAATAGAGAGAACTTAACATCAATAGAACATTTAAgggaagaaaataatattttacaagcGGCAAAActaaacttggaaaaaaatttgactaGTATAAGGAATGTCTTGACTGAAAGAGAAATTATGAATAGagaacttcaaaataaaaat gAAGAGTTACAGTCAGATATGGAAAAAGCAACTATTGTACTTGCTCAAAAAAAGAGCACCGTTGATGAGTTAACCAAAGACTTAGTTCAAGCAAATCAAATGTTGGTTAATTTCAATCACCATTACGATATTAAAGTGAAAGAA CTGGAAAATATGCAAGCAcatcttattaataaaaatcgacaGATAGAGGAAGAAAGAGCTAAACATTTTGAACTTCAAGGGCaatttgaaaactataaaataaagtataatgaagaaattcaagaaaatatgaaaagagaTTTATGCATGGCAcagaataaaattgaagaattagAGCAGGCACTTAGAAAAGCAAACAAAA ttaatgcCCTATTATCCGAGAAAGTGAACAAAATAACAAGATAG